One region of Takifugu flavidus isolate HTHZ2018 chromosome 14, ASM371156v2, whole genome shotgun sequence genomic DNA includes:
- the arhgap42a gene encoding rho GTPase-activating protein 42, translating to MGLPTLEFSDSFLDSPEFRERLQCHEIELERTNSFIKDLIKDGNMLVSALKSLSIAVQRFSQSLQEFQFECIGDAETDDEISIAQSLKEFSQLLSTMEEERKRLIQNADDVLISPLERFRKEQIGAVKEGKKQFDKETERYYSVLEKHLSLSSKKKDSHLQEADTQMSKDRQVFYDASLQYVFKIQEVQERKKFEFVEPLLAFLQGLFTFYHEGYELASEFEPYKQQLQFNLQNARNNFESTRAEVERLMRRIRSAEEDFKAPSSFTMEGYLYIQEKRPLGSVWTRYYCTYEKSSKMFTMSSTESRAANRQNGVVNGTPEMFRLRSCVRRKRDSIDKRFCFDIEVVERHGVITLQALSEANRRLWMEAMDGKEPIYTLPSLLSKKEETFLNEAGLNFVKQCISLIETRGLTTPGLYRTGGVNSKVQRLMTSVFASTAPADLHLDADAWDNKTITSGLKDYFRCLAEPVLTYRLHKEFLKAAKYDDQKYRVRAIHALVHKLPEKNRALLDLLTNHLYKVSSNCSQNLMTVSNLGMIFGPTLMRSQEETVAAMMNIKFQNIVVEIIIENHHKIFGEAPDLSLPLPQAPSSRSTPRRNKAICLSSGKRRARLYPPALCLADNDSDTYSSSPETTPMGSRESLSSHSSEKNGQTVLSSPPSSPTTEASVSSAAKASPPVAPSQGCSNGGDQKDTGASPHLETSSSWTSSQLTSTQQTSSVSSSMSSLLSTERTLSAKGNSDASLSSVKESRVPSGASSVASTLCSSMEHVSSLREGRRIQRGSSVSSLKSNYSADQKNSSGTEPRVTDSASPQRPRKLYRTASSSSSSSSSLFTYQLSTSSSLTSLHISEDYKSCHGSVQSLMSLNQREGGHPRKISHMRSGSDLITKHSTAEGSSNGYQKPESLLSVGLPQRESSVFSSALDICSSGREAKALYSCEAEHSHELSFPQGALFSNVYPSVEPGWLQATYNGKTGLIPENYITYL from the exons GTCTTTCTATCGCTGTGCAAAGATTCTCTCAGTCTTTGCAGGAGTTCCAGTTTGAATGTATTGGAGATGCGGAGACTGACGACGAGATCAGCATTG CTCAGTCCCTAAAAGAGTTCTCTCAGTTGTTGAGCaccatggaggaggagagaaaacgaCTG aTCCAGAATGCTGACGACGTGTTGATCTCACCCCTTGAAAGGTTTCGTAAGGAGCAGATTGGAGCTGTTAAG gagGGAAAGAAACAGTTTGACAAAGAGACTGAAAGGTACTACTCGGTTCTGGAGAAGCATCTCAGTCTTTCATCTAAAAAGAAGGACTCACACCTACAAGAG GCCGACACGCAGATGAGTAAAGACAGGCAGGTCTTTTATGACGCGTCGCTGCAGTACGTCTTCAAGATCCAAGAggtgcaggagaggaagaagtttGAGTTTGTGGAGCCG TTACTCGCCTTCCTGCAGGGTTTGTTTACATTCTACCACGAGGGCTATGAGCTGGCCAGTGAATTTGAGCCATACAAGCAACAGCTTCAGTttaatctgcagaat GCTCGGAATAATTTTGAAAGCACGCGGGCTGAGGTTGAGAGGCTAATGAGGAGGATCCGATCCGCAGAGGAAGACTTCAAAGCTCCCAGCAGTTTCACCATGGAGGGATACCTGTACATACAGGAGAAAC GACCGTTGGGCAGCGTCTGGACCAGATACTACTGCACGTATGAAAAAAGCTCCAAGATGTTCACAATGAGCAGCACAGAGTCCAGAGCCGCCAACAGACAG AACGGCGTGGTGAACGGCACCCCTGAGATGTTCAGGCTGCGCTCTTGTGTCAGAAGAAAGAGGGACTCCATCGACAAACGCTTCTGTTTTGACATCGAGGTGGTcgagag aCATGGCGTCATCACCCTGCAGGCTCTGTCTGAGGCCAACAGgcggctgtggatggaggctATGGATGGAAAAGAGCCT ATTTACACGCTGCCGTCTTTGCTCAGCAAAAAAGAGGAGA CATTCCTGAATGAGGCAGGACTCAACTTTGTTAAGCAGTGTATCAGCCTGATTGAGACGAGAG GCCTCACCACACCGGGACTGTACAGGACCGGAGGAGTCAACTCCAAGGTGCAGCGGTTAATGACAAGTGTATTTG CATCCACAGCCCCAGCTGACCTGCATCTGGATGCAGACGCCTGGGACAACAAGACCATCACTAGTGGTCTAAAAGATTATTTTAG ATGTCTGGCAGAACCTGTACTGACCTACAGACTGCATAAAGAGTTCCTCAAAGCAGCAA AGTACGATGACCAGAAGTACAGAGTGAGGGCCATTCATGCTCTTGTACACAAACTCccagaaaaaaacagagcaCTACTGGACCTCCTAACCAACCACCTCTACAA GGTGTCGAGTAACTGCAGCCAGAATCTGATGACCGTCTCCAACTTGGGGATGATCTTTGGCCCCACACTGATGAGGTCACAGGAGGAGACCGTGGCcgccatgatgaacatcaagtTTCAGAACATTGTGGTTGAAATTATCATTGAAAACCATCACAAG ATATTTGGCGAGGCTCCAGACTTGTCGCTGCCGCTTCCTCAAGCTCCGTCATCTCGGTCGACCCCTCGGAGAAATAAGGCCATCTGCCTGTCGTCTGGAAAGAGGAGGGCCCGTCTTTACCCTCCTGCATTGTGCCTCGCAGACAATGACA GTGACACGTACAGTAGCAGCCCGGAGACAACCCCTATGGGCAGCCGGGAGTCTCTGTCCTCCCACTCCTCTGAAAAGAATGGACAGACTGTCCTCTcgtctcctccatcctctcccacCACAGAGGCTAGCGTGTCCTCCGCAGCAAAGGCGTCTCCTCCGGTCGCTCCCTCCCAAGGCTGCTCAAACGGGGGCGATCAAAAAGACACCGGTGCCTCCCCTCACCTCGAGACGTCCTCTTCCTGGACTTCCTCCCAGCTCACTTCGACCCAGCAGActtcctctgtgtcctcctccatgtcctctTTACTGTCCACAGAGAGGACCTTGTCTGCCAAAGGAAACTCAGACGCCTCTTTGTCCTCAGTAAAAGAATCCAGGGTTCCATCAGGAGCCTCATCCGTTGCCTCCACCCTGTGCTCTTCAATGGAGCACGTCTCCTCTCTCAGGGAGGGTCGACGCATCCAGAGAGgatcctctgtctcctctctgaagaGCAACTATTCAGCAGACCAAAAAAATTCCTCTGGAACTGAACCCAGAGTGACAGATTCAGCTTCTCCTCAACGACCACGAAAGTTGTACAGAactgcctcctcttcatcctcctcctcctcttccctttttACCTACCAGCTTTCTACTTCGTCCTCTCTGACATCGCTGCACATCTCTGAAG ATTACAAAAGCTGTCACGGATCGGTACAGAGCCTCATGTCACTGAACCAACGAGAGGGGGGACACCCACGTAAAATCTCACACATGCGCTCTGGCTCTGATCTGATCACAAAGCACTCtacagctgaaggatccagcaacGGTTACCAGAAGCCTGAATCCTT attaTCGGTTGGACTACCACAGCGTGAGAGCTCAGTGTTCTCCTCAGCCCTGGACATATGCTCCTCAGGAAG GGAAGCTAAAGCTCTTTACTCCTGTGAAGCAGAGCACAGCCATGAGCTCAGTTttccacagggggcgctgttctCGAATG TGTATCCTTCTGTGGAACCAGGGTGGCTCCAGGCGACGTACAATGGCAAGACTGGCCTGATACCAGAAAACTACATCACATACTTAtga